One Blastocatellia bacterium DNA window includes the following coding sequences:
- a CDS encoding HEAT repeat domain-containing protein, translating into MKNNIDPLFHFLFLDLRFSGELNLYKPFQVDRDPVEHASRPRQNRLIDIEDIKLDLHIDEKEKSLVGKATITFRPFLNALTQIELDAAYLSIKEVTLKDKALSFETYPTKLLITLDRAYNNNEKVTISISYSAKPQKGMFFVQPDQNYPNRPYQVWTQGQPDDSAYWFPCHNSPGDKYTSEIRVTVNNKFTAISNGRLVEVTEDRKQKSKTFLWRQDQPHASYLISLIVGEYEQINTEVAGCEFSYLIYPGQKDKIEKIFGRTAEMFQLFLEKFGYPYPFDKYSQTLVSDFTFSGMENTSATTLTDILLEWALTKDSTSQDISHDELIAHELAHQWWGNLVTCKSWHHNWLNEGFASYSEVIWREHAFGKEDAALYRLQDYNEYLRQDLGETRRAVVFDRYGYSVELFDRHAYQKGSLIVHMLRKELGDEAFFAAIKHYLHKHAFKTVETHDLKIAIEEVTGREQDTFFQQWLYKAGYPEFSVTSNWDYQQKILRLDIAQTQKIDDETPLFKLPVDIEITTATEKRLVTVFIEQQTASYYFPLDSKPLMVVFDKGDHILKTLQFPKSKEEYLYQLKHDEPLGRVRAARELVNFTDEKVINALALALTEDSAWAVGVAAAISLSELKTDEARKALENTYKTSKNGAVRRACIWALGKFASDDNLTHFLSNVIEKDGSDFVVATALQALANTKAEQAFDIISSVMERKSYREVILHAAFTAFIQLKEKRALPLAIKFSEYGSPIPARDAAIRFLGEGGKGEEKAFERLSELLKDPAWRTRFQVCKALGKFGDKRAIALLKAVEQNEVFDHIRSVAQAVYKALEKLPAEEKK; encoded by the coding sequence TTGAAAAATAATATTGATCCGTTGTTTCACTTCCTTTTTTTAGACCTACGTTTTAGCGGTGAACTAAATCTTTATAAACCTTTTCAAGTTGACCGCGATCCAGTAGAACATGCTAGCCGCCCTAGACAAAACCGTTTAATTGATATTGAAGATATTAAGTTGGACTTACATATTGATGAAAAAGAGAAATCGCTTGTTGGAAAAGCAACCATCACATTTAGACCTTTTCTAAACGCTTTAACACAAATAGAGTTAGATGCTGCTTATTTATCAATAAAAGAAGTAACACTAAAGGACAAAGCTTTATCATTTGAAACCTACCCAACTAAACTACTTATCACTTTAGACAGAGCTTATAACAATAATGAGAAAGTAACTATTTCTATTAGTTATTCTGCTAAGCCTCAAAAAGGAATGTTTTTTGTTCAACCAGATCAAAATTATCCTAATCGTCCTTATCAAGTTTGGACACAGGGCCAGCCTGATGATAGTGCTTATTGGTTTCCTTGCCATAACTCCCCAGGTGATAAATACACTTCAGAAATCAGGGTTACAGTAAATAACAAATTTACAGCTATTTCCAACGGTCGATTAGTAGAAGTAACAGAAGATCGCAAACAAAAGAGCAAAACTTTTCTTTGGCGACAAGACCAGCCTCATGCAAGCTATTTAATTTCCTTAATTGTAGGTGAGTATGAGCAAATAAACACAGAAGTTGCAGGATGCGAGTTTTCTTACTTAATTTATCCTGGGCAAAAAGACAAAATAGAAAAAATCTTTGGTCGAACGGCTGAAATGTTTCAACTTTTCTTAGAAAAATTTGGCTATCCTTACCCATTTGATAAATATAGCCAAACTCTAGTGTCTGACTTTACTTTTTCGGGTATGGAAAATACTTCTGCAACAACACTTACAGATATTTTATTAGAATGGGCATTAACTAAAGATTCTACCTCTCAAGATATTTCTCATGATGAATTAATTGCTCATGAGTTAGCACATCAATGGTGGGGAAATTTAGTTACTTGTAAGTCGTGGCATCATAATTGGTTAAATGAAGGTTTTGCATCTTATTCGGAAGTTATTTGGCGCGAACATGCTTTTGGAAAAGAGGATGCTGCCCTTTATCGCTTACAAGACTATAACGAATATCTGCGCCAAGACTTAGGCGAAACCCGTCGAGCAGTGGTTTTTGACCGCTATGGTTATTCAGTAGAACTTTTTGACCGTCATGCTTATCAAAAAGGCTCGCTTATTGTTCATATGTTGCGTAAAGAATTAGGCGATGAAGCGTTTTTTGCTGCTATTAAACATTACTTACATAAACATGCCTTTAAGACAGTAGAAACACATGACTTAAAGATTGCTATAGAAGAAGTTACAGGACGCGAGCAAGACACTTTCTTTCAACAATGGCTTTACAAAGCAGGTTATCCAGAATTTAGCGTTACAAGTAATTGGGATTACCAGCAAAAAATACTAAGGTTAGATATCGCTCAAACCCAAAAAATCGATGATGAAACACCTCTTTTTAAGCTACCTGTAGATATAGAAATAACAACAGCAACAGAAAAACGCTTAGTAACGGTTTTTATTGAACAACAAACAGCTAGCTATTATTTTCCGCTAGATAGCAAGCCGTTGATGGTTGTTTTTGATAAAGGCGACCATATCTTAAAAACCCTTCAATTTCCTAAATCTAAAGAAGAATATCTTTATCAACTAAAACACGATGAGCCGCTTGGACGAGTACGAGCAGCCCGTGAGTTAGTTAATTTTACTGATGAAAAAGTAATAAATGCACTTGCTTTAGCATTAACTGAAGACTCGGCTTGGGCCGTAGGTGTTGCAGCAGCAATTTCACTTTCAGAACTAAAAACTGATGAAGCTAGAAAAGCTTTAGAAAATACCTACAAAACTAGTAAAAATGGGGCTGTGCGCCGTGCATGTATTTGGGCTTTAGGCAAATTTGCTAGTGATGATAACCTGACGCACTTTTTAAGTAATGTAATAGAAAAAGATGGAAGCGATTTTGTAGTTGCTACCGCGCTACAAGCCCTAGCAAATACTAAAGCTGAGCAAGCTTTTGATATTATTTCTAGTGTAATGGAGCGCAAATCTTACCGAGAAGTTATTTTACACGCCGCATTTACAGCTTTTATTCAGCTAAAAGAAAAAAGAGCTTTACCTCTAGCAATTAAATTTAGTGAATATGGCTCGCCAATTCCGGCCCGTGACGCAGCAATCCGCTTTTTAGGTGAAGGTGGCAAGGGTGAAGAAAAAGCTTTTGAACGCTTGTCAGAATTATTAAAAGATCCTGCTTGGCGCACTCGTTTTCAAGTTTGTAAAGCATTAGGTAAATTTGGAGATAAACGCGCTATTGCACTGCTTAAAGCCGTAGAGCAAAACGAAGTATTTGACCATATCAGAAGCGTTGCTCAAGCAGTTTACAAAGCACTTGAAAAATTACCTGCTGAGGAAAAAAAGTAA
- the lpxI gene encoding UDP-2,3-diacylglucosamine diphosphatase LpxI (LpxI, functionally equivalent to LpxH, replaces it in LPS biosynthesis in a minority of bacteria.), whose amino-acid sequence MFGRTKPSQIDPNRPLKYGLLAGNGRFPFLVLDAARSQGVEMVVAAIKEETFPELAQHAKIIEWLHIGQLGKLIKFFQREGVTHALMAGQVKHNQIFSGAIPDFRMVKMLAGLLTKNTNSLIGAVTKELASEGITVIDSTSFLTPLLAPNGILTTRSVNEKEQADINYGIEVAREVARLDLGQTIVVSDRAVVAVEAMEGTDATILRAATLVNGRPLTVVKVAKPNQDMRFDVPVVGLPTIETMIKAKATAISITAEKTLIFDREEMLLLANKNQIAILGTKL is encoded by the coding sequence ATGTTTGGCAGAACAAAGCCTAGTCAAATTGACCCAAATAGACCATTAAAATATGGTTTGTTGGCTGGTAATGGACGTTTTCCTTTTTTAGTGCTTGATGCTGCTCGTAGCCAAGGTGTAGAAATGGTAGTAGCGGCAATTAAAGAAGAAACCTTTCCAGAACTTGCCCAACACGCAAAAATCATTGAATGGTTGCATATTGGTCAGCTAGGTAAATTAATTAAATTTTTCCAACGTGAAGGTGTAACACATGCTTTGATGGCTGGACAAGTCAAACATAATCAAATCTTTAGCGGTGCAATTCCTGATTTTCGTATGGTGAAAATGCTAGCAGGTTTATTAACTAAAAACACTAATAGCTTAATTGGTGCTGTTACTAAAGAACTTGCTAGCGAAGGAATAACAGTTATTGACTCTACTAGCTTTTTAACTCCCCTACTTGCTCCAAATGGAATTTTAACAACTCGTTCAGTCAATGAAAAAGAACAAGCCGACATTAATTATGGAATAGAAGTAGCGCGTGAAGTCGCCCGCCTTGACTTAGGCCAAACCATCGTTGTTTCTGATCGTGCTGTTGTAGCAGTCGAAGCAATGGAAGGCACAGATGCAACAATTCTTCGTGCAGCAACTTTGGTTAATGGTCGTCCTCTCACTGTTGTTAAGGTAGCCAAACCTAATCAAGATATGCGTTTTGATGTTCCTGTTGTTGGTCTTCCAACAATTGAAACAATGATTAAAGCTAAAGCCACGGCTATTTCCATTACAGCAGAAAAAACCCTTATTTTTGACCGTGAAGAAATGCTTTTATTAGCTAACAAAAATCAAATTGCTATTCTTGGTACAAAACTCTAA
- a CDS encoding choice-of-anchor D domain-containing protein — MLIGQGAGTLIVSPTGKTMLVDAGPNGGGTNKIIPLLNTLGINTIDFTAVTHYHIDHIAGITEVLNANRVAGIAYDNGDGANVTPPNPGGTLTAFNNYKAATNRPGVTRQQLLPGTVIDMGGGMRVTCIAAGGNLLSGGSVLINTADINGQSLSLLVEYNNFDYLVSGDLTGAGSTSTAQGPDVETFVGQLAGDVDAIQLNHHGSTTSSNQRLLTASKAEIAFAQIADNNTFGHPNREVVNRFLNTPATNGNTFAGTGVPTAGTTPIFYQTQASPPTDTRTTVQGVSGAVVGNGGNGTILLETDGTNTFTIRSFDDGGVKIPLTTYNVDGASVGVTTDFPPTVISSVNPTVPLATEAALIRALVHDKENPISTVTLNFSLNGVAQSPLTMSLNGANTYQATIPAQPNGTRVDFTINATANGKTTSFSDGYFSGTAQISNVKTLNAKGEALYREYAARIQGLVTAGTGVYSTSGANNDYVQDASGGINVARTTQPSTPAIQPTALGQMVEVRGRIGMLDGNVRLEVTPRFAETTSPFGITTISSNNTVTPSTQTLSALNTNLEGFEGRLVSISNVTVMSGTIPTAPASVDGFLTVTDGTGTFMLKIDRDTNVPGLATPSGPFTLVGIVQQDDPLRPFTSNYSITPRSRVDLGAPDPGATILPIADARVDMVDNSNGTPPTDFIPDLINQQVKVRGVVTSVDFRGGAGIELYIQDQTGGVTIFSTSDFGPFAIGTNVEVFGTVVQFNGLTEINPGAVTANITTLPMGTLPAVTPQIITLSQLANNGVGEVLEGRLVRVNNVTITSGTFPATNGTANLTISDNTGSATLRIDGDTNIDGTPTPSGTFSLIGLVSQFDSTDPFDSGYQIFPRSTADIIAGGVAPVITTNPTTVNFGNVNVGSNAMSSVMITNTSDSPVTLNTPFTITGTNANQFTVALPATLTLNAMSSTTVNVTFAPTSTGAKTAMLNIASSAGSATVTLNGSGQAVGGPNLNTALVISEFRFRGPAGGNDEFVEIYNNTDSPINIGGLKLRGSNSNTPPAVADRATIPTGTMLPARGHYLFVNNAASGYSGTVPGDRTYNTGIVDTGGIALTMADNTIIDQVGVNAASAFKEGNVLPSLGTTNANRGYERKPGGGAGSTQDTNDNLNDFMLLTPSDPQNLASAPVPSLQVAPTSLNFASVAVNASANLTVTVTNGAGGTITLNTPFSITGTNANQFSVQAPASTTLGPNASMMLTVTFRPTSAGTKTANLSITSNGGSGMVSLMGSGTVAGAGLNPKLYIADTGNNRIQILDPATSTFTAFGLPGTGAANLNMPQGVTSNGNTGDIYVADTRNNAVKMFSSAGAFIKVVAGPGTANGQVNAPEAVAFDNTQNILYVADTNNSRIMKFTAAGTFIGIVAGPGLTPGTVNKPQGIALDNSGNLYVADTANNRIQKFSPTGSFLMVFANLGTTPGLMNQPKGVAVDPTTGDILVADSGNNRIQRFSGAGAFLSIVASAGTGLNQVNRPEGVRVNNLNGAIIVSDTGNNRVLDVTNQLILGSTGRASHTTNPGLFGGPTGMQ, encoded by the coding sequence ATGTTGATAGGTCAGGGAGCAGGAACTTTAATTGTTTCACCAACAGGGAAAACTATGCTAGTTGATGCTGGCCCTAATGGTGGTGGTACTAATAAAATTATTCCGCTGCTAAATACTTTAGGAATTAATACAATAGATTTTACCGCAGTTACTCACTATCACATAGATCATATTGCTGGTATTACAGAAGTTCTTAATGCTAATCGTGTTGCTGGTATTGCTTATGATAATGGTGACGGAGCTAATGTTACACCTCCAAACCCAGGTGGAACATTAACAGCGTTTAATAACTATAAAGCTGCTACCAATCGCCCAGGTGTTACTCGTCAACAACTTCTACCCGGCACTGTAATTGATATGGGTGGAGGAATGAGAGTAACTTGTATTGCTGCTGGTGGAAATTTATTAAGCGGTGGTTCAGTACTTATTAACACTGCGGATATTAATGGTCAAAGTCTTTCTTTGCTTGTTGAATATAATAATTTTGACTATTTGGTATCAGGTGACTTAACAGGCGCAGGTTCAACTTCTACTGCACAAGGGCCAGATGTTGAAACCTTTGTTGGTCAGCTTGCTGGAGACGTAGATGCTATTCAACTTAACCATCATGGTAGTACAACTTCTAGCAATCAACGCTTACTTACAGCTTCAAAGGCTGAAATAGCTTTTGCTCAAATTGCTGATAATAATACATTTGGTCATCCTAACCGCGAAGTTGTAAACCGTTTCTTAAATACTCCTGCAACTAATGGAAATACATTTGCTGGAACAGGAGTTCCAACAGCAGGAACAACACCAATATTTTATCAAACCCAGGCTAGCCCACCGACCGATACTAGAACCACTGTTCAAGGTGTTAGCGGTGCAGTTGTTGGTAATGGTGGAAATGGTACTATTTTGTTAGAAACAGATGGTACTAATACTTTTACTATTAGAAGTTTTGATGATGGTGGTGTGAAAATTCCACTAACAACTTATAACGTTGATGGTGCTTCAGTTGGTGTAACAACAGATTTTCCTCCTACAGTAATTTCTAGTGTTAACCCTACTGTACCATTAGCTACAGAAGCAGCATTAATAAGAGCATTAGTTCATGATAAAGAAAATCCTATTAGTACAGTCACCTTAAATTTTAGCTTAAATGGTGTAGCACAATCACCATTAACTATGTCTTTAAATGGTGCTAACACTTATCAAGCTACAATCCCTGCTCAACCAAACGGAACTAGAGTTGATTTTACAATAAATGCAACTGCTAATGGCAAAACTACTAGTTTTAGCGATGGTTATTTCTCTGGTACTGCCCAAATTAGCAATGTAAAAACACTTAATGCTAAAGGAGAGGCACTTTACAGAGAATATGCAGCACGTATTCAAGGTCTTGTTACTGCTGGCACAGGGGTTTATTCAACTTCTGGTGCAAACAATGACTATGTACAAGATGCTAGTGGTGGAATCAATGTCGCTCGTACTACTCAACCTTCTACCCCAGCAATTCAACCAACAGCACTTGGTCAAATGGTAGAAGTACGAGGCCGCATTGGTATGCTTGATGGTAACGTCAGACTAGAAGTTACTCCAAGATTTGCAGAAACTACTTCTCCTTTTGGTATTACCACTATAAGCAGCAATAACACTGTCACCCCAAGCACACAAACTCTTTCAGCACTCAATACTAACTTAGAAGGATTTGAAGGAAGGTTGGTTTCTATCTCTAACGTTACAGTGATGAGTGGAACAATTCCAACTGCCCCTGCTTCAGTAGATGGATTTTTAACTGTAACCGATGGCACTGGTACATTTATGTTAAAAATAGATAGAGATACTAATGTGCCTGGCCTTGCTACTCCAAGTGGCCCATTTACTTTAGTTGGTATCGTTCAACAAGACGATCCATTAAGACCTTTTACATCTAATTACAGCATTACTCCAAGAAGCCGCGTAGACTTAGGCGCGCCAGACCCAGGTGCTACCATTTTACCAATTGCTGATGCTCGTGTAGATATGGTTGATAATTCAAATGGTACCCCTCCAACAGATTTTATTCCAGATTTAATTAATCAACAAGTTAAAGTTCGTGGTGTTGTCACTTCCGTAGATTTCCGAGGTGGCGCAGGTATAGAACTTTACATTCAAGATCAAACTGGTGGTGTCACCATTTTTAGCACTTCTGACTTTGGCCCATTTGCTATTGGTACTAACGTAGAAGTATTTGGTACAGTAGTACAATTTAATGGCTTAACAGAAATTAACCCAGGTGCTGTTACTGCAAATATTACGACTCTTCCAATGGGAACATTACCGGCTGTAACACCACAAATTATTACTTTATCTCAACTAGCTAACAACGGTGTAGGTGAAGTTTTAGAAGGTCGTCTAGTACGTGTTAACAACGTTACAATTACTAGTGGTACTTTCCCAGCAACAAATGGAACAGCTAATCTAACCATTAGTGATAATACTGGTAGTGCTACTTTAAGAATTGATGGAGACACAAATATTGATGGTACTCCTACACCATCAGGAACCTTTTCTTTAATTGGTTTAGTGTCACAATTTGATAGCACAGATCCGTTTGATAGTGGTTATCAAATTTTCCCACGTAGCACAGCAGATATAATTGCTGGTGGTGTCGCTCCTGTAATAACTACCAATCCTACAACAGTTAATTTTGGCAATGTTAATGTTGGCTCTAATGCAATGTCTAGCGTAATGATTACCAACACTAGCGATAGTCCAGTAACTCTAAACACTCCATTTACTATTACTGGTACAAATGCAAATCAATTTACTGTTGCTTTGCCAGCTACACTTACTCTTAATGCAATGTCTTCTACAACAGTTAATGTGACTTTTGCTCCAACCTCAACTGGTGCTAAGACAGCTATGCTTAATATTGCTAGTAGTGCAGGTAGTGCAACCGTTACATTAAATGGCTCAGGTCAAGCCGTAGGTGGGCCTAATCTTAACACTGCTCTTGTAATCAGTGAGTTCCGTTTCCGAGGCCCTGCTGGTGGTAATGATGAGTTTGTAGAAATCTATAACAATACAGATAGTCCAATTAACATTGGCGGTTTGAAGTTAAGAGGTTCTAATAGCAATACTCCTCCTGCTGTTGCTGATCGCGCTACTATTCCAACAGGTACAATGTTACCTGCACGTGGTCATTATTTATTTGTTAATAATGCTGCTAGTGGTTATAGTGGTACTGTACCAGGTGATCGTACTTATAACACTGGTATTGTTGATACAGGTGGTATTGCTCTTACAATGGCTGATAACACAATAATTGATCAAGTAGGTGTAAATGCTGCTTCAGCCTTCAAAGAAGGAAATGTATTACCAAGTCTTGGCACTACTAATGCAAATCGTGGTTATGAACGTAAACCCGGCGGGGGTGCTGGTAGTACACAAGATACAAATGACAACTTAAATGACTTTATGTTGCTTACTCCAAGCGACCCACAAAATTTAGCAAGTGCGCCTGTTCCATCACTACAAGTTGCTCCTACTTCGCTTAATTTTGCTTCTGTTGCTGTTAATGCTAGTGCAAATCTTACAGTAACTGTTACTAATGGTGCTGGAGGTACAATTACATTAAACACACCATTTAGCATTACAGGTACAAATGCTAATCAATTTTCAGTACAAGCTCCTGCTAGCACAACACTTGGGCCTAATGCTTCAATGATGTTAACGGTTACTTTCCGACCAACTTCTGCTGGTACTAAGACAGCAAACCTAAGCATTACTAGTAATGGTGGTTCTGGAATGGTTTCATTAATGGGTTCAGGAACGGTAGCTGGTGCTGGATTAAATCCAAAACTTTATATTGCTGATACAGGAAATAACCGTATTCAAATTCTTGATCCTGCTACAAGCACCTTTACAGCTTTTGGTTTACCTGGTACAGGTGCAGCAAACTTAAATATGCCTCAAGGGGTTACTTCTAATGGTAATACTGGAGATATTTATGTAGCTGATACTAGAAATAATGCTGTTAAGATGTTTAGTTCTGCTGGTGCATTTATTAAAGTTGTTGCCGGGCCTGGTACGGCTAATGGTCAAGTAAATGCTCCTGAAGCTGTAGCTTTTGATAATACCCAAAATATACTTTATGTTGCTGACACAAATAACAGTCGAATCATGAAGTTTACCGCAGCAGGAACATTTATAGGTATTGTGGCTGGGCCTGGTCTTACACCTGGTACAGTAAATAAACCTCAAGGAATTGCTTTAGACAATTCTGGAAATCTCTATGTAGCTGATACTGCAAATAATCGCATTCAAAAGTTTTCACCTACAGGTAGCTTCCTTATGGTGTTTGCTAATTTAGGTACAACTCCAGGGCTTATGAATCAACCTAAAGGTGTTGCAGTTGATCCAACTACAGGAGATATTTTAGTAGCAGACAGTGGTAATAATAGAATCCAACGCTTTAGCGGTGCAGGAGCATTTTTATCAATTGTTGCTAGTGCTGGAACAGGTCTAAATCAAGTAAACCGACCTGAAGGCGTAAGAGTCAACAATCTTAATGGAGCAATAATTGTCTCTGACACAGGAAATAATCGTGTTCTTGACGTTACTAACCAATTGATTTTAGGCTCAACTGGACGTGCTTCACATACTACAAATCCAGGCCTATTTGGTGGCCCAACAGGTATGCAATAA